The genomic segment agatgacCTTGTTTGGATCGCCGGTTTCCGtcgaaaaattacgtcgttttccatgatcacatttctctattaccttttttcctcacatacatcaaatcgtaaCAGtaaatttttccatgaaaaatcatgaaaaatacaAGCCAAACACAACCTAAAAGTATTTTATAGTAGTAGTAGAAAATTTGATTTTGTGGTTGGTCTGAACATATGTGGTAGGTGGTAGCCTTTCAAAATACTACTACTAGCACTAATATAAGTAgtgatatatatatgtatatatatatatatatgtacctTTGTACAATGTACTTACCTGCGTGATTTGTGGACCTGAAATAGCAAACATCTTCAATTGCATGATGGTTCAAAGAAACGACAGTGGTCGGATTTGAATCAGAATGTCAAATCGCGAGACAGACCTTCCTTTTCCGCTTGTTTTTGTCGTCACAACACAAAGGAAGGAAATGCCCATTTTTGGAGGTTAAGCAGCTCAGGGGCTTTCAAATATGTTACTAGAATATCAATCAGTATACAAATATTCTTCTCTTTGCCAGTTTTCGTATTTTACGTTTTCTTTTTGTAAGAAGCGTCAAACAAGTGCAGGTCACCATCCTTGTCCACACTTCCAACGGCTGTCAAAttttgctccttttttttttctttttttttttttggcagaaaaGAAAAGTGTGAATCACGGTGTCTTGCTGTGCTGTGTCcgctagtagtagtagtagaatGAATTATCAATCCACTGACAATAATCcttcaaaaataattaaaaaaaaaaatccactgaCAATAATGATATGAAAAATCACATATTATTATGCCGTCTTTTGTGCTTGTTACTCGTTCCTCATATGCTGGTCAAATATGAACCAACTCAAGTCAAGGACCGTTGAACACAAATTCGTGTaaactctatatatatatatatatatatatatgacgtTAAAAAACCGATACACACCATGGAAGAAGACCTTGCCGTTTTCTTTTTTGACTGATCGATCATTGACGGTTGCAACTATTCTTGGCCCTAATTCGGTTTCATCATCATCAACAAATCCAATCGATTCGATCATGCACAGGAACGAACTCCTCCCTTATCATTATTATATGACTAAATTGCCCATTCTGCATCTATCTAAAGATTTATGGTAGAAGAAACCACCACAACCGATACTCTACTCTATTCTTACAAGATGGAAAACAAGAAGTCAGGCCCATTGTGTTGGGCCACAATAATTGCGAGTTTTTTGGGCTGGAAGAGTGGAAAGGGAGGCAAAGACTCGCTCCCAATGAAAAGCGAAAAGGCCTCTGTTTTTTGCTCAAATTCCTATACTGATTATTAAAGATCTGCATATTGATACCGCAGTAGCCCCAAGAATGCTCAAAAAAATGCAGTGTTGGCTGAGCAATCTGGCCACGAAGCTTTTGCCCCCCAGTGCATTTCAAGTCGCTGTTAGCTGCAGCAACCATCATCCAATTGAAAACGCCATAGTTGGATCACATTGCAGCTCAAAATTGCTTAGCAAAATATTACTGACCAGAAAAAGGCACTGTTATAGGTACTTGTACATATGAGGATATCCACTTTTAGCAAagcataataaaaaatattttcttgaattcaACTTCCTCCAGTCCAGCAGCAGCAGCATGTACGTAACTCTGCTGCGCTTCTACTTCTAGATTCTCCACAAAGTATATATGACTTTCCTCTGCTTCAGTTTGCTGATAAATCTTGAACCTCAAAAGACTTATTCGAAGTAGGAAATGCAACCGGCTTAGTTTTCTTGAATGAAGGCTCTGAAGAAAAGCATCACATGATCAGCAGAAATATTTCCTAGAGAAGAAAGAGGAACAAAACcttaagaaagaaaagaaaggcttTCTAGTTTCCCTTGCAAACCTTGAAATGGACAGCCAAAAGCCTGGCATCGACTTGAGATTTGAGAAGAGTAGGAGAAGATGCAAAGAGTCTTTCTTTTCATCTAGGACTCTCTCATTTCTTATACTGTGGAATAGTAAATTGACCATTACCACTCATGACCGAAACAAGCTCAAGTTGGACCCTCAACTTCGTTGCCCGCTTGACGGGATTCTTGCATATACTACGAAATTCAAAAGTGCACAAGTAAGTACATAATCATGTGCATCCCCCTATCCCCCAAATCTCTTCCCCCCTTCCCCCTCCAAAAATCTTCcccaaccccaaaaaaaaaaaaaaaaaacaccgtCCTAGTGTTCTATCTAATGTTAGCCTAAATATCCTAACAAACAGCAATAATATACCGCAGCCGATTTAGCAAgcaaattaaaatattgaatCATGCTCAAAATATGAATTGACTTTTCTCCTTACAGAGCAAAGTTTAATTTGCTTAACCAGTAAAATGGGAGCACTTCATAATACAAATAAATAGGCCAAGAAAGAAACAGATTAAAGAAGAGGACAGTGGAAGTCTGACGCAAACCTGAGCTTCCTTGTAATTTCCATAGACGCTGAAGCCATCAGTACTACCAACCAAGGGAGGAAACTCTGTCAAAGACCGGTCTTTATCCTTTACCTCAACAAAATTTTTAGTCTTCTTCTGAATACTAATCAATATGTTATGCCAAGTATTAACCCTGGAATGACCTTTACTGGGCATCCCGACATTCATCTCAGCCAAATCATCAGTTTTTACACTCAACACCTCCTCAGGCATCGCACCATCAAACAACCAAATCAAACAAGAACAAAATCCCTTTGTGATTTCTGAGTCACTATCAACTTTATATCTCATTAATCTGTTACTATCCATTTCTACCTCCAACCAGACCATGGTTGTACAGCCTTTGACCCGGTTTTCTTCAACCCGACCGGACTCATCAAATGGAGGGAGGAGAGTGGCATAATGTAACAGTCTTTTGACCCTATCAATTGGCTCAGGTAAAGACTTGAATTCACAAGCCAAACAATGAACCTTTTCGGGCATCGTTAAAGGTTGCAATGGAGTTTCATGAGCTGTTATACAAGAAACTGAGGAGTTTCTTGATATTGGCTTATCAGGGTTGTGATAACACTTCAGGGATGTGAAAAAGATGGGATTTTTGGGGAACACTTCTGTTGAAATTGGTTTATCAGGACTGTGAACGCTTTTGTGGGATGTGAAAAAGATTGGGTTTTTGAAGAAACTtgatttcaattgaatttttttgGGCTCAGGGCTTTCACTAACTTGTGAAAACAAAGGCgataaaaatgataaattttgggttagagattgcattttttgggacaaagagaaaagaagaaattaacTAAAGTTGTGAAGGTCAAGGCTAAGGTTAGTGACTGTTAAACGATGAAGGTGGGACTTAGTTGGTGATCAAGTATATGGTGAAGAGTTTTTGCGAGAGAGGAAGGAGCAGAGTGGAGATCCTTGAAATGCGGACCCGATTCTGTAAGTCTGAGGGAGAAACTGAGAAGGTCGCAGCTTCTGATCCGAGGCCCTTTATAAGGAGGAGGGAGGGATTGAAATAGAGGAAAAATTGATTTATTAGTGGCCGCAGACAATTCCAATAAACAACAGAAGGCGCCAAAAGAAAGGTCTATTTTTGACAGGAAGTAAATCAAGACTTGGATTTTGGCAGATGGATATTTTTGGATAGGAATCATtggtcaaaaaaattatttacttgcattacaaataatattttttaatataactTTTTATTCCCAATTACTTTTTGACTAAAAATTTATCTAAAATAATAAAGTTCGTGTAAAGTATTTAGGAACGGTCCAATGAGTAAAGGGTGAAATTCGTGAGGGATAAATTGTGGTTCATATACACAATCTCAGTGCTAAGA from the Coffea arabica cultivar ET-39 chromosome 11e, Coffea Arabica ET-39 HiFi, whole genome shotgun sequence genome contains:
- the LOC113718694 gene encoding sufE-like protein 2, chloroplastic, with protein sequence MQSLTQNLSFLSPLFSQVSESPEPKKIQLKSSFFKNPIFFTSHKSVHSPDKPISTEVFPKNPIFFTSLKCYHNPDKPISRNSSVSCITAHETPLQPLTMPEKVHCLACEFKSLPEPIDRVKRLLHYATLLPPFDESGRVEENRVKGCTTMVWLEVEMDSNRLMRYKVDSDSEITKGFCSCLIWLFDGAMPEEVLSVKTDDLAEMNVGMPSKGHSRVNTWHNILISIQKKTKNFVEVKDKDRSLTEFPPLVGSTDGFSVYGNYKEAQYMQESRQAGNEVEGPT